A single genomic interval of Pedosphaera parvula Ellin514 harbors:
- a CDS encoding 3-keto-disaccharide hydrolase, which translates to MQNPNSYLKNLSVLIFVLLASACSTTTHKEQTKVVHLLNGKDLGPFYSFLKGQGTTNDPYGVFTITNGVLRVSGQDFGYLATKKDYSNYCLIAEFKWGEKAWEPRQKNARDSGILVHAVGKDQVWPKSIECQMIEGGTGDILVVSGAYLTVDGVTKGPRIERFDRPGRNPWKDELGFRGPHEIEKPHGEWNTIKVICDGNTVAISVNGHRTLAGTNAIPNAGKILLQTEGAEVFFRRLDLYPLQ; encoded by the coding sequence ATGCAAAATCCCAATAGTTATCTAAAAAACTTGTCCGTTTTAATCTTTGTGCTTCTGGCCAGTGCGTGTTCAACGACGACACACAAGGAACAAACCAAGGTTGTTCACCTGCTGAATGGAAAGGATTTAGGGCCGTTTTATTCATTCCTCAAGGGGCAGGGGACAACCAACGATCCATATGGAGTTTTCACAATTACCAACGGGGTGTTGCGTGTCAGCGGCCAGGATTTTGGTTATTTGGCCACAAAGAAGGATTATTCGAACTACTGCCTGATTGCTGAATTTAAATGGGGTGAAAAAGCCTGGGAACCACGTCAAAAGAATGCGCGGGATAGTGGCATTTTGGTGCATGCGGTGGGCAAGGACCAGGTGTGGCCAAAGTCGATTGAATGCCAGATGATTGAAGGCGGCACAGGAGATATTTTGGTGGTGAGCGGCGCTTACCTCACGGTGGATGGAGTAACGAAGGGACCAAGGATTGAGCGTTTTGACAGGCCGGGTCGAAACCCATGGAAGGATGAACTTGGTTTCCGCGGCCCGCATGAAATCGAGAAGCCACATGGCGAGTGGAATACAATCAAGGTCATCTGTGACGGCAACACGGTAGCGATTAGCGTTAATGGTCATAGGACTTTGGCCGGAACTAACGCGATCCCTAACGCGGGTAAGATACTGCTTCAAACCGAGGGTGCGGAGGTCTTCTTCCGGCGGTTGGATCTGTATCCGCTTCAATGA
- a CDS encoding PVC-type heme-binding CxxCH protein has translation MRLSAVKVFTAIIMLCITAPSDQLAAGELKTTGEFVIRVPKGFSVEQAAGLDQVPYAMFGAFDDRGRLFITQSSGKNIHGLDMAQKPECRILMLEDTKGNGLYDRVTVYADKVGIPMGIACHGGSIYVASPPDLLRFDDKDGDGVAEQRTVLLTGWNVRGTASLHGPFFGPDGWLYLTDGRHGFDIKTKEETELKGLASRIWRLQPDGSKLESFCGGGFDNPVELVFAPSGEMFGTMTYFTDPMNGQRDALMHWIEGGVYRKYHDCVKEFKLTGDLMPPMTKFARIAPAGLARYEGTSFGSEYQGNLFSAQFNPHRVQRHRLFRDGATFRTEDEDFLTSTDPDFHPTDILEDADGSLLVVDTGGWYVDQCPLSRVSKPEKRGGIYRIRKNDVAQVADPRGLKLNFDKMSPHELVGLFEDARPKVRERAQEMAVQRGEDSVIELARLRGSSPSVEAHCAVVWALMRIGSPQAQGVLQEAINDGHLEVQIAAIKALGLAKDKAAAGSLIKLVKTADPAVRRETATALGRMGDPGCVPALLEAATKMSDRFEEHAVIYALIQLKEPAQLMEALKVPNSGRQRAALIALDQMDGSPLQQGTMAPLLQSKDKELWRAALWVVSHHPDWSGEVVNVLQSRLSEEKLPADEADSVREALLSLSGNKDLQKMLAELLGNEALSVDRKLFLLDVMDRCAIQPFPAPWIAQFDKLLHAKDDRERLRVVTLLRSRNIADLDASLKEIVAANNEPTALRVATLSTIVNRQPQLTEAAMELLLAQFQPGIDATLRVSAAHVLRQARLSDADLLRVANGPLMQADALTVTPLLDAFRNAGSDGTGQALVESLTQSKMDINLLSGGKLEQLLQHFPKRVQMAAKPLLARIQGQQVARIQRLNEMESLLSGGDVGRGRRIFFGPKASCSTCHAIGKEGATLAPDLTSIGSIRSGRDILEAIVFPSASFVPGYEPFRIETRDETYTGLIAGETADVVILKTAANTELRIPRKEIRSLTAGTISIMPEGLDTALTKSELLDLLAFLQAQNGNEFLEAHKH, from the coding sequence ATGAGACTAAGCGCAGTCAAAGTTTTCACGGCGATAATTATGTTGTGCATCACTGCGCCCAGCGATCAATTGGCCGCTGGTGAGCTGAAAACAACCGGTGAGTTTGTGATTCGCGTGCCAAAGGGCTTTAGTGTGGAACAGGCCGCCGGGCTGGACCAGGTGCCGTACGCGATGTTTGGCGCATTTGATGATCGCGGCAGACTTTTCATAACGCAATCTTCCGGCAAGAATATCCACGGGCTCGACATGGCCCAAAAGCCAGAGTGTCGGATCTTGATGTTGGAGGACACCAAGGGAAATGGTTTGTATGACCGGGTGACGGTTTATGCAGATAAGGTCGGCATTCCGATGGGAATCGCCTGTCATGGAGGTTCCATATATGTGGCATCACCGCCAGATTTGTTGCGCTTCGATGATAAGGATGGGGATGGAGTGGCGGAGCAACGAACGGTACTTTTGACGGGTTGGAACGTGCGCGGGACTGCCAGTTTGCATGGGCCATTTTTCGGTCCGGACGGCTGGTTGTATCTCACTGATGGACGGCATGGCTTCGATATCAAAACGAAAGAAGAGACTGAGTTGAAAGGATTGGCCTCGCGAATATGGCGACTGCAACCCGACGGAAGCAAACTGGAATCATTTTGTGGCGGCGGTTTTGATAATCCAGTGGAGCTTGTATTTGCACCGAGCGGGGAAATGTTCGGAACGATGACGTATTTCACCGATCCTATGAATGGTCAACGTGACGCTTTGATGCACTGGATCGAAGGCGGGGTTTACCGGAAATATCATGATTGCGTCAAAGAATTCAAACTGACGGGAGACCTGATGCCGCCCATGACAAAATTTGCGCGGATCGCGCCGGCAGGACTGGCCAGGTATGAGGGCACCAGTTTCGGCAGCGAGTATCAGGGCAATCTTTTTAGCGCCCAGTTCAATCCGCATCGCGTTCAGCGGCATCGACTGTTCCGCGACGGCGCGACATTTCGCACTGAAGATGAAGATTTTTTGACCTCGACCGACCCGGATTTTCATCCCACGGATATTCTGGAGGATGCTGATGGGAGCTTGCTGGTGGTGGATACGGGGGGTTGGTACGTGGATCAATGTCCATTGTCACGGGTGTCGAAGCCCGAAAAACGCGGCGGAATATATCGCATTCGAAAGAATGACGTTGCGCAGGTGGCTGATCCGCGAGGATTGAAGTTGAATTTTGATAAAATGAGTCCGCATGAATTAGTGGGATTATTTGAGGATGCGCGCCCGAAAGTGCGTGAGCGGGCGCAGGAGATGGCCGTGCAGCGCGGAGAAGATTCAGTTATAGAATTGGCACGATTACGCGGAAGTTCACCATCAGTTGAGGCGCATTGCGCTGTGGTTTGGGCTTTAATGCGGATTGGTTCACCCCAGGCGCAGGGAGTCTTGCAGGAGGCAATTAATGATGGTCATTTGGAAGTTCAGATTGCCGCGATCAAAGCGTTGGGACTGGCGAAAGACAAAGCTGCGGCAGGATCCCTGATAAAATTGGTCAAAACCGCAGATCCAGCAGTTCGCCGGGAGACTGCGACTGCCCTGGGGCGAATGGGTGATCCCGGCTGCGTGCCGGCGTTGTTGGAAGCTGCGACGAAGATGAGTGATCGGTTTGAGGAGCACGCGGTGATTTACGCGCTCATCCAACTGAAGGAGCCTGCGCAACTGATGGAGGCTTTGAAGGTTCCCAATTCCGGCCGACAAAGAGCTGCGCTGATCGCGCTTGATCAAATGGACGGAAGTCCACTACAGCAGGGGACAATGGCGCCTCTTCTCCAGAGTAAGGACAAGGAACTGTGGCGCGCAGCCCTGTGGGTTGTTTCGCATCACCCAGACTGGTCCGGCGAAGTGGTAAACGTCTTGCAGTCCCGGCTCAGCGAAGAGAAATTGCCCGCCGATGAAGCTGATTCTGTCCGGGAAGCCTTGCTCTCGTTGAGCGGCAATAAGGACTTGCAAAAGATGTTGGCGGAATTGCTTGGAAATGAAGCCTTGAGCGTTGATCGAAAGCTGTTCCTGCTGGACGTGATGGACCGTTGCGCCATCCAACCGTTTCCAGCACCCTGGATCGCGCAATTCGATAAACTGCTTCACGCGAAAGATGACAGAGAGCGCCTCCGCGTGGTGACGCTGCTGCGTAGTCGAAACATTGCTGATCTGGATGCGAGCTTGAAAGAGATTGTTGCTGCCAATAATGAACCCACCGCGTTGCGAGTGGCTACACTATCCACTATCGTAAACCGCCAACCACAACTGACTGAAGCTGCCATGGAATTGTTGCTGGCCCAATTCCAGCCGGGAATCGATGCAACTCTAAGGGTTTCAGCCGCACATGTCCTCAGACAAGCCAGACTGAGCGATGCAGATCTGCTCCGGGTCGCGAATGGCCCATTGATGCAGGCAGACGCCTTGACCGTGACGCCATTGCTGGATGCATTTCGGAATGCAGGGAGCGATGGGACGGGACAGGCATTGGTGGAATCACTGACTCAATCCAAGATGGATATTAATCTGCTTAGTGGCGGAAAACTGGAGCAGCTTTTACAACATTTTCCGAAAAGGGTGCAAATGGCAGCCAAGCCCCTGCTGGCCCGCATCCAGGGTCAGCAAGTCGCGCGAATCCAGCGATTGAATGAAATGGAGTCGTTGCTCAGCGGTGGCGATGTGGGACGCGGCCGGAGAATATTCTTTGGTCCCAAGGCCAGTTGCTCAACTTGTCATGCAATCGGCAAAGAAGGAGCAACGCTCGCACCTGACCTGACCTCGATCGGTTCCATCCGCTCCGGTCGTGATATTCTTGAGGCGATTGTATTCCCCAGCGCCAGCTTCGTGCCCGGTTACGAGCCTTTTCGAATTGAAACCAGAGACGAGACCTATACCGGGCTCATAGCGGGCGAAACTGCGGATGTGGTGATTCTAAAAACGGCAGCGAACACCGAGTTGAGAATTCCGCGCAAGGAAATTCGTTCCTTAACTGCCGGCACAATTTCAATCATGCCGGAAGGCCTGGATACTGCACTTACAAAATCGGAATTGCTGGATCTATTGGCTTTCCTTCAAGCCCAGAATGGAAATGAATTCCTGGAAGCTCACAAACATTAA
- the ggt gene encoding gamma-glutamyltransferase: MRAKDQWFFTILLVVLWPGMLLAQDRTQARSMVISRRGVVATESPLASQAGATILAKGGNAVDAAIAANAVMGVVSPMMNGMGGDMFAIIYEAKTKKLYGINASGWTPARLTREELQKRGTTEMPKTGIDCVTVPGVVDGWEKMLKRFGKKKLSTLLEPAISYAEDGYPVTEMVSIYWKDSEELLRNDKNATHTYLPNNHPLAVGEVFRNPDLAWSLKQLASHGRKAFYEGEIAKRLVAYSARMGGTMTMQDLAKYSSEWVEPISTTYRGWTVYEMPPNGQGIAALEMLNVMEKFPLWEYGHNSAKALHVMIEAKKLAYADMLRYVADPKFSQVPATELLSKSYALKRAVQIDEEHANCEVEAGKPLEPGKDTTYLCVVDAEGNMVSFIQSNYSSFGSGLVADGTGFVLHNRGALFSLDPGSPNVLAGHKRPLHTIIPAMMAKGDVRIAFGIMGGWNQSQAHAQFVSNVVDHNMNVQAALEAPRFTKLTFDNCDVQFEGRIPHEVREELAAKGHDIYLRGDFTQSVGGGQAVMRDFGTGVNYGASDPRKDGAAIPQPLD, encoded by the coding sequence ATGAGGGCGAAAGATCAGTGGTTCTTTACAATTTTGTTGGTGGTTCTCTGGCCAGGGATGTTGTTGGCGCAGGATCGGACGCAGGCGAGGTCGATGGTGATCTCGCGGCGTGGAGTGGTGGCGACTGAATCGCCTTTGGCATCGCAGGCCGGTGCAACGATTTTGGCAAAGGGTGGCAATGCAGTCGATGCGGCGATCGCGGCGAATGCGGTCATGGGGGTAGTTTCACCGATGATGAATGGAATGGGTGGCGACATGTTCGCGATCATTTACGAGGCAAAGACGAAGAAGCTTTACGGTATCAATGCGAGCGGGTGGACTCCGGCGCGGTTGACACGGGAAGAATTGCAGAAGCGGGGCACGACAGAAATGCCGAAGACTGGAATTGATTGCGTGACCGTGCCAGGGGTTGTGGATGGCTGGGAAAAGATGCTGAAACGATTTGGGAAAAAGAAGCTATCAACGTTGTTGGAACCGGCGATTAGCTATGCGGAGGATGGATATCCAGTGACCGAAATGGTGAGCATCTATTGGAAGGACAGCGAGGAGTTATTGAGGAACGACAAAAATGCAACGCACACCTATTTGCCAAATAATCATCCATTGGCGGTGGGTGAAGTTTTTAGAAATCCGGATTTGGCATGGTCATTGAAGCAGTTGGCGTCACACGGTCGCAAGGCATTCTATGAGGGGGAGATAGCAAAACGGTTGGTGGCGTACTCGGCACGCATGGGTGGAACCATGACAATGCAGGACTTGGCGAAATATTCGAGTGAATGGGTTGAGCCGATCTCCACGACGTATCGTGGCTGGACTGTATATGAAATGCCGCCAAACGGGCAGGGTATCGCCGCCCTGGAAATGTTGAACGTGATGGAAAAATTTCCGTTGTGGGAATACGGACACAATTCCGCCAAGGCTTTGCATGTGATGATTGAAGCGAAAAAACTGGCGTATGCAGATATGCTGCGGTACGTGGCAGATCCCAAGTTTAGCCAGGTGCCGGCTACGGAATTATTGTCCAAAAGTTACGCGTTGAAAAGGGCTGTACAAATCGATGAGGAGCATGCCAATTGTGAGGTTGAAGCAGGCAAGCCGTTGGAGCCCGGCAAGGACACGACGTATTTATGCGTGGTGGATGCAGAGGGGAACATGGTGTCGTTCATTCAGAGCAACTACTCTTCTTTCGGCTCGGGACTGGTCGCGGACGGAACGGGGTTTGTGCTGCACAATCGCGGTGCCTTGTTCAGCCTGGATCCCGGAAGTCCGAATGTGCTGGCAGGCCACAAGAGACCGTTGCATACCATCATTCCGGCCATGATGGCCAAGGGTGACGTGCGGATTGCCTTCGGAATCATGGGGGGATGGAATCAATCGCAGGCGCATGCCCAATTTGTATCAAACGTGGTGGACCATAACATGAACGTGCAGGCGGCGTTGGAAGCACCGCGATTTACGAAACTAACGTTCGATAATTGCGATGTGCAGTTTGAAGGGCGCATTCCACATGAAGTGCGCGAAGAACTCGCAGCCAAAGGACATGATATCTATTTGCGCGGTGATTTTACGCAATCAGTCGGAGGTGGCCAGGCCGTCATGAGAGATTTCGGGACCGGTGTCAATTATGGCGCATCTGACCCCCGGAAAGACGGGGCGGCTATTCCTCAGCCATTGGATTGA
- a CDS encoding M20 metallopeptidase family protein, whose protein sequence is MPNPESKWDLSSIRSRGEGVGGPSKAIADWGEFDLNRGYPMKSIFYAGMVSASLVTTVMAQTGALGGNTANIERAVTAMQSKLVEQRRDIHMHPELGNREVRTSQIVAERLRALGFDEVRTNVAGHGVVGLLKGGKPGPVVAVRADMDALPITETNAVPYKSLVPGVKHACGHDAHTTIELGVAEVLSRMKDQLPGSVKFIFQPAEEGTPPGEEGGAALMIKQGALENPKPLAIFGLHVSPELEAGQIGFCSGAAQASADNMDIVLHGKMGHAAHPDRGIDTIVVAAQCVTALQSIKSRRVDTFDPVILTIGTIHGGTRRNIMTDEVKMEGTLRTFSPEVRKKVEALVNETLDGVTKAYGATYEVKFEPITSVVYNDPTLVVEVLPTIRRVVGATNVVEVTPRMGAEDFSCYQEVVPGFLYRLGSGNKAKGITADIHTPGFDIDEECLPVGVKVMSNLVIDFLNDHSNKEGIK, encoded by the coding sequence ATGCCAAATCCAGAATCGAAATGGGATCTCAGCTCCATCAGATCGCGTGGCGAAGGGGTGGGAGGACCATCGAAAGCGATTGCGGATTGGGGCGAGTTCGATTTGAATAGAGGGTATCCGATGAAATCAATTTTCTATGCGGGCATGGTGAGCGCGAGCCTGGTGACGACTGTGATGGCGCAAACGGGAGCGTTGGGGGGAAATACGGCGAATATCGAGAGGGCGGTGACGGCAATGCAATCCAAGTTAGTGGAACAAAGGCGGGATATCCACATGCATCCCGAATTGGGGAATCGTGAGGTGAGGACGTCGCAGATAGTGGCGGAGCGGTTGCGGGCATTGGGATTTGATGAGGTGAGGACGAATGTGGCAGGGCATGGAGTAGTGGGTTTGTTGAAGGGAGGAAAGCCGGGGCCAGTGGTAGCTGTGCGGGCGGACATGGATGCGTTGCCAATTACGGAGACGAATGCGGTGCCTTATAAATCGCTGGTGCCGGGAGTTAAACATGCGTGTGGGCATGATGCGCATACAACAATTGAATTGGGTGTGGCGGAGGTTTTAAGCCGGATGAAAGACCAGTTGCCGGGCTCGGTGAAGTTTATTTTTCAGCCAGCCGAAGAAGGGACGCCGCCCGGTGAGGAGGGTGGCGCGGCATTGATGATCAAACAGGGGGCACTGGAGAATCCAAAGCCGCTGGCGATATTTGGGTTGCATGTGTCGCCTGAATTGGAAGCGGGGCAGATTGGGTTCTGTTCAGGCGCAGCACAGGCTTCAGCGGATAACATGGATATTGTTTTGCATGGCAAGATGGGGCATGCGGCGCATCCCGACCGGGGCATTGATACGATCGTAGTGGCGGCACAGTGTGTGACCGCGCTGCAGAGCATCAAGAGTCGGCGCGTTGACACCTTCGATCCGGTGATATTGACCATTGGGACAATTCATGGCGGGACACGGCGCAACATCATGACCGATGAAGTGAAGATGGAAGGGACGTTGCGGACTTTCAGCCCAGAGGTGAGAAAGAAGGTGGAGGCATTGGTGAACGAGACGCTGGACGGGGTGACGAAAGCCTATGGGGCGACGTATGAGGTGAAATTCGAGCCAATCACGAGCGTCGTTTACAATGATCCGACGTTGGTGGTGGAAGTCTTGCCGACGATCCGACGGGTGGTTGGAGCAACTAATGTGGTGGAAGTGACGCCACGGATGGGGGCGGAGGATTTCTCATGTTATCAGGAAGTTGTTCCGGGATTTTTATATCGATTGGGCTCCGGTAACAAGGCCAAGGGAATTACGGCCGACATTCACACACCAGGTTTTGATATCGATGAAGAATGCCTACCGGTGGGGGTAAAGGTCATGTCAAATCTGGTGATTGATTTCTTGAACGATCATTCAAACAAGGAAGGGATTAAATGA
- a CDS encoding ATP-binding protein — protein sequence MSNVPSGESKREAGVTISAANSVHYLEAVCNHATVALFIVNEHRQCVYMNPAAEKLTGFSFAEVHGQILHELMHHTHPNGTPYLAKDCPLDRSVPEKHQLHGEDIFIHKDGHFYPVAYTVSPIHHQSGGLVGSVVELTDISQRKKDENILHEQTRSLQVINRVGALLAAELDLQKIVQAATDAGREITGAQFGAFFYNVTDRHGDNYTLYTLSGIPREAFAKFPMPRATHLFGPTFRGEGIVRIGDVLKDPRYGRNAPYHGMPKGHLPVRSYLAVPVISRSGEVLGGLFFGHAEPDVFTANAENILKAIAGQAAIAIDNAQLYAKVQHQAEELEEKVQKRTESLREALAQMQEFSYSVSHDLRAPLRAIQGYSRVLLDEYAEKLGTEGRSYLTRMALSSERLDQLTRDVLTLSRLGREDVELKPIQLKPIIQDIVQTYPRLQPPQTELTIVESLLDVIGHESLLTQVISNLLVNASKFVAADIQPCIRIWTEADGDHVRLWIEDNGMGIKPEHHERIFRIFERGQADSSYEGTGIGLAIVRRAVERMEGTVGVESDGATGSRFWVQLPKAPAVA from the coding sequence ATGAGTAACGTCCCATCCGGGGAATCGAAACGTGAAGCAGGTGTGACGATTAGCGCCGCAAATTCAGTGCATTATCTCGAGGCTGTTTGTAATCATGCCACGGTTGCCTTATTTATCGTCAATGAGCATCGGCAATGTGTTTACATGAATCCCGCCGCCGAAAAGCTTACTGGTTTTTCCTTCGCCGAAGTGCATGGCCAAATCCTGCATGAGCTGATGCATCACACCCATCCGAATGGAACTCCCTACCTGGCGAAGGACTGCCCCCTCGACCGATCCGTGCCGGAAAAGCACCAGCTTCATGGCGAGGATATCTTCATTCATAAGGACGGTCACTTTTACCCGGTCGCTTATACCGTCAGCCCCATTCATCATCAAAGCGGCGGACTCGTCGGAAGCGTGGTTGAACTCACAGATATTTCCCAACGCAAAAAGGACGAGAATATTCTTCACGAACAAACCCGTTCCTTGCAAGTCATCAATCGCGTAGGTGCACTGCTTGCCGCTGAACTCGATCTGCAAAAAATTGTCCAGGCGGCCACCGATGCCGGTCGCGAAATCACTGGAGCACAATTCGGTGCCTTCTTCTACAACGTCACTGACCGCCATGGGGACAATTACACTCTCTACACGCTCTCCGGCATTCCGCGCGAAGCCTTTGCAAAATTCCCGATGCCCCGTGCCACCCACCTCTTCGGCCCCACTTTCCGTGGGGAAGGCATCGTCCGCATCGGCGACGTCCTCAAGGACCCCCGCTATGGCAGGAACGCACCTTATCACGGCATGCCCAAAGGCCATCTTCCCGTGCGCAGTTATCTCGCTGTTCCCGTCATTTCACGTTCGGGCGAAGTGCTCGGTGGTCTGTTCTTCGGCCATGCAGAACCTGATGTCTTCACCGCCAACGCTGAGAACATCCTCAAAGCGATTGCGGGTCAGGCCGCCATCGCCATTGATAACGCTCAACTCTACGCCAAGGTTCAGCATCAGGCGGAAGAACTGGAAGAAAAGGTGCAAAAACGCACCGAGTCCCTGCGCGAAGCTCTCGCTCAGATGCAGGAGTTTTCCTACAGCGTCTCCCATGATCTGCGCGCCCCGCTCCGCGCAATACAAGGTTACTCGCGGGTTCTGCTCGATGAATATGCCGAAAAGCTCGGCACAGAAGGCCGTTCCTATCTGACACGAATGGCCCTCAGCTCCGAGCGCCTCGACCAATTAACTCGGGACGTGCTTACATTGAGCCGACTCGGCCGCGAGGATGTGGAACTTAAACCCATCCAACTCAAACCAATTATTCAGGATATCGTCCAAACCTATCCCCGACTCCAACCACCCCAGACCGAACTCACCATTGTCGAATCCCTTTTAGACGTGATCGGCCATGAATCGTTGCTAACCCAGGTCATCTCCAATCTCCTCGTCAACGCTTCTAAATTTGTCGCAGCCGACATCCAACCCTGCATTCGCATCTGGACCGAGGCTGACGGCGACCACGTTCGATTGTGGATTGAAGACAACGGCATGGGCATTAAACCCGAACATCACGAAAGGATCTTCCGCATCTTCGAGCGCGGCCAGGCCGACAGCTCCTACGAAGGCACCGGCATAGGCCTCGCCATCGTCCGCCGCGCCGTCGAGCGCATGGAAGGAACCGTCGGCGTCGAATCCGACGGCGCCACCGGCAGCCGCTTTTGGGTCCAACTACCAAAAGCCCCCGCCGTAGCTTAA
- a CDS encoding metallophosphoesterase: MKRLTAGTNVHVLENDVVRIDDVVFLGATLWTDFRLEGDPILGATAAKVGMADYQQIRTLPEDAVLRPADTRRYHEESKQWLVEQVEKYRDKKIVVVTHHSPSGKSVTERFRGDPLNGAFASDMEDFVERSGAKLWVHGHIHSRSDYMIGWTRVLANPRGYPEERVEGFDPALVVEV; the protein is encoded by the coding sequence TTGAAGCGTCTCACTGCCGGGACAAATGTCCATGTACTCGAAAATGATGTGGTCAGGATCGATGATGTGGTTTTTCTGGGAGCGACTTTGTGGACAGATTTTCGGCTTGAGGGAGATCCCATCCTTGGAGCAACAGCAGCGAAGGTGGGCATGGCAGATTATCAGCAGATTCGGACACTGCCGGAGGACGCCGTATTGCGGCCTGCCGATACAAGGAGGTATCATGAGGAATCCAAACAATGGCTTGTCGAGCAGGTGGAGAAATATCGCGATAAAAAAATTGTGGTCGTGACACATCATTCGCCGAGTGGGAAGTCAGTTACCGAAAGGTTCCGCGGTGATCCGCTCAATGGAGCGTTCGCCTCCGACATGGAAGATTTCGTTGAGCGCAGCGGCGCAAAATTATGGGTGCATGGTCATATTCATTCGCGTTCGGATTATATGATTGGTTGGACGAGAGTGTTGGCCAACCCACGTGGGTATCCTGAAGAGAGGGTGGAAGGGTTCGATCCGGCGTTGGTGGTGGAGGTGTGA
- a CDS encoding MBOAT family O-acyltransferase translates to MVFSSPIFLFLFLPIVLTLYSVLPGLRARNLWLLVVSVVFYAWGEVDFVFLMLGSTFMNYLLGLWVDHEIELVRRKWAVGLAVAINIGLLAFFKYANFFVSNLNSLLGVLHVGFVHLATVRLPIGISFFTFHALSYVIDIYRQKSKAARNPADVAFYIFFFPQLIAGPILRWSAIAPQIARRFVTRAGLTEGIRRFIWGLAKKMLLANSLAGPADQIFALPADGLSPALAWTGALCYTLQIYFDFSGYSDMAIGLGKMFGFEFIENFNYPYTATSIKDFWHRWHISLSTWFRDYLYFPLGGNRCSPARTGLNLVIVFFLCGLWHGASWTFVIWGLYHGLFLVLERTSFGPLMESIPRPMRHLYTLIAVVVGWVLFRADSLSQALSFIGTMFCLHPATTSQPLLRYLTNQAIFGLNFGVILSTPFWPVLKEACVRRGQTLPNSIRPLTQSLATFAEPVLLIVTLLLAASCLAAGTYNPFIYFRF, encoded by the coding sequence ATGGTTTTTAGTTCACCCATATTTCTTTTCCTGTTTTTGCCGATCGTCCTGACGTTGTATTCTGTTCTTCCTGGACTGCGCGCGAGAAACCTTTGGCTGCTCGTGGTGAGCGTTGTTTTCTATGCCTGGGGAGAGGTTGATTTTGTCTTCCTGATGCTCGGCTCCACTTTCATGAATTACCTGCTCGGGTTGTGGGTGGATCATGAAATCGAACTTGTCCGCCGCAAGTGGGCCGTTGGTCTCGCAGTTGCCATCAATATCGGTCTGCTTGCCTTTTTCAAATACGCCAACTTTTTCGTGTCCAACCTCAATTCACTTTTGGGAGTTTTACACGTCGGCTTCGTTCATTTGGCCACAGTACGTCTGCCTATTGGAATCTCGTTCTTTACTTTTCACGCGCTCTCCTACGTCATCGATATCTACCGTCAAAAGAGCAAAGCCGCAAGAAACCCTGCCGATGTGGCATTTTATATTTTTTTCTTCCCACAACTGATCGCCGGCCCAATTCTCCGCTGGAGCGCCATCGCCCCCCAGATTGCACGACGTTTCGTCACGCGTGCAGGCTTGACTGAAGGGATCCGGCGTTTTATCTGGGGGCTTGCCAAAAAAATGCTTTTGGCAAATAGCCTGGCTGGTCCGGCCGATCAAATCTTTGCCTTGCCCGCAGATGGCCTTTCCCCCGCTCTCGCCTGGACCGGTGCGCTCTGCTACACCTTGCAGATCTACTTCGATTTCTCCGGTTATTCGGACATGGCAATCGGCTTGGGCAAGATGTTTGGCTTCGAGTTCATTGAGAATTTCAACTATCCGTACACCGCCACATCAATCAAAGACTTCTGGCACCGCTGGCATATCTCCCTCTCAACCTGGTTCCGCGATTATCTTTATTTTCCGCTCGGAGGTAATCGCTGTTCCCCTGCCCGCACCGGTCTCAATCTTGTCATCGTCTTTTTTCTCTGTGGCCTCTGGCATGGAGCCAGTTGGACGTTCGTGATCTGGGGACTTTATCATGGACTTTTTCTCGTCCTGGAACGCACTTCTTTTGGACCGTTGATGGAATCAATCCCCCGCCCCATGCGTCACCTCTACACCCTGATTGCCGTCGTCGTCGGTTGGGTTCTATTTCGAGCGGACTCATTGTCACAAGCCCTCTCTTTCATTGGCACAATGTTTTGCCTCCACCCTGCCACCACCAGCCAGCCTCTGTTACGGTATTTGACTAATCAGGCAATTTTCGGTTTGAACTTCGGCGTCATTCTCTCAACTCCATTTTGGCCTGTCTTGAAGGAGGCATGCGTTCGCCGCGGGCAGACGCTTCCAAACTCAATTCGCCCTCTGACACAGTCGTTGGCCACGTTTGCTGAGCCGGTTCTCCTGATTGTTACTCTCTTGCTCGCCGCTTCCTGCCTGGCTGCCGGAACCTACAATCCATTCATTTACTTCAGGTTTTGA